The Flexivirga oryzae genome has a segment encoding these proteins:
- a CDS encoding phosphatase PAP2 family protein, translating into MSTTHSRHTSNAEDPHGAGGESDGVMATATTSTREGTVRPTVPRGAVWVHALAMAVCAVAGLAVMIRYAIHSVSGFAQDERMMESLGVTPDGWSRIMDVLDLVTYTGVALALTACVVVAMLQRRWAVAIAAGVLIGGATVTTQILKHQVLHSVAIYSNSLPSGHTTVGLSLALAAIVVASYRWRPLVTAGGAALATFIGAGTVASHWHRPGDVLAAGMVCLGWAAAALLVAGGGQRRTPVARRGPALVIAAVLGVAFAGLVFVIIGVRPRFGFHDLGLATVTLGALGLMFAVVIGWVSVVVDRRVA; encoded by the coding sequence ATGAGCACCACCCACAGCCGCCACACATCCAACGCCGAGGACCCGCACGGGGCCGGTGGCGAGAGTGACGGCGTGATGGCCACCGCGACGACGAGCACCCGCGAGGGCACCGTCCGCCCGACGGTGCCCCGTGGTGCCGTGTGGGTGCATGCGCTGGCGATGGCGGTGTGCGCCGTCGCCGGGCTCGCGGTGATGATCCGCTACGCCATCCACTCGGTGAGCGGGTTCGCCCAGGACGAGCGGATGATGGAGTCGCTGGGTGTGACTCCGGACGGCTGGTCCCGGATCATGGATGTGCTCGACCTGGTCACCTACACCGGGGTCGCGCTCGCCCTGACCGCGTGCGTCGTCGTGGCGATGCTGCAGCGGCGCTGGGCCGTCGCCATCGCCGCCGGGGTGCTGATCGGCGGCGCGACCGTCACCACCCAGATCCTGAAGCACCAGGTCCTGCACTCGGTCGCGATCTACAGCAACTCGCTGCCCAGCGGACACACGACGGTCGGGCTCTCCCTCGCGCTCGCGGCGATCGTCGTCGCGTCATACCGCTGGCGTCCGCTGGTGACCGCGGGCGGTGCCGCGCTCGCCACGTTCATCGGGGCGGGCACCGTGGCGTCGCACTGGCACCGTCCGGGTGACGTGCTGGCCGCCGGGATGGTCTGTCTGGGCTGGGCGGCCGCAGCGTTGCTGGTCGCCGGTGGCGGGCAGCGCAGGACCCCGGTCGCCCGGCGCGGCCCGGCCCTGGTGATCGCCGCCGTGCTCGGGGTGGCCTTCGCGGGACTGGTCTTCGTGATCATCGGGGTGCGACCACGGTTCGGCTTCCACGACCTGGGGCTGGCGACCGTGACGCTCGGTGCCCTCGGCCTGATGTTCGCCGTCGTCATCGGCTGGGTCTCGGTCGTCGTCGACCGTCGCGTCGCCTAG
- a CDS encoding glycosyltransferase family 4 protein — protein MKVALLSDCYPPRLGGIETQVHGLAAALAAAGHQVEVFTITPGTSDNPVPVHRLGMRRELPGGLLINPAAGHSVRIALQHGDFDVAHAHLGVVSPFAVDGVRAALAVGTPVAATWHSVTGHSEPMVRAAGYTARWARRGVALSAVSQVAAAPLERTADAPVSIVPNGIDTSFWRGDGEPPRGAGVVDVVSAMRFAARKRPAQLIEMVRRARELSGTDIRLTIAGDGPLWSRLAARRPHWCALPGRLDAPALRDLYRGADVYAAPTVLEAFGIAAAEARCCGLPVVTRAESAVADLVEHERTGLVVADDERFVTALARFATDPVLRQSLSAYSRSERPQLGWSEVVQTVLAEYRRARSHDSR, from the coding sequence ATGAAGGTCGCGCTGCTGTCGGATTGCTATCCGCCGAGACTCGGCGGCATCGAGACGCAGGTCCACGGGCTCGCCGCGGCCCTGGCCGCCGCCGGGCACCAGGTGGAGGTCTTCACCATTACACCGGGGACCTCCGACAACCCTGTGCCGGTGCATCGGCTGGGCATGCGTCGGGAGCTGCCGGGGGGTCTGCTGATCAACCCGGCGGCGGGTCACTCCGTGCGCATCGCCCTGCAACATGGTGATTTCGACGTGGCGCACGCCCATCTCGGAGTCGTCAGCCCGTTCGCGGTCGACGGCGTGCGTGCCGCGCTGGCGGTCGGGACGCCCGTGGCGGCCACCTGGCACAGCGTCACCGGCCACTCCGAGCCGATGGTGCGAGCTGCCGGTTACACGGCGCGGTGGGCCAGGCGGGGTGTCGCGTTGTCCGCGGTGTCGCAGGTCGCCGCGGCCCCGCTGGAACGGACCGCGGACGCACCGGTCAGCATCGTCCCGAACGGCATCGACACCTCCTTCTGGCGTGGTGACGGTGAACCTCCTCGCGGCGCCGGCGTGGTGGACGTGGTGAGCGCGATGCGCTTCGCGGCCCGCAAGCGCCCGGCGCAGTTGATCGAGATGGTGCGCCGCGCCCGCGAACTCTCCGGCACGGACATCCGGCTGACCATCGCGGGCGACGGGCCGCTCTGGTCCCGGCTGGCGGCGCGGCGGCCGCACTGGTGTGCGCTGCCCGGTCGGCTCGACGCACCCGCGTTGCGTGATCTCTACCGCGGCGCCGACGTCTATGCCGCGCCGACGGTGCTCGAGGCGTTCGGCATCGCGGCGGCGGAGGCCCGGTGCTGCGGCCTGCCGGTCGTCACCCGTGCCGAGAGCGCCGTCGCGGACCTGGTCGAGCACGAGCGGACCGGCCTGGTGGTCGCGGACGACGAGCGCTTCGTCACTGCACTGGCTCGGTTCGCGACGGATCCGGTGCTGCGGCAATCGCTTTCGGCATACAGCCGCAGTGAGCGACCACAGCTCGGCTGGTCCGAGGTCGTGCAGACCGTGCTCGCCGAGTACCGCCGCGCCCGGTCCCACGACAGCCGTTGA
- a CDS encoding PspC domain-containing protein codes for MSETARVDGVQRPPLTRPTEGRVVAGVCAGVSRHLGVPLASLRVITAISIVFLFGLPVYAFLWLTMPQSDGAALVNPFDKEHSSISRGRLFLIGVPVLVIGGLAVSGAVRSVARLSLTLPLLVIGIGLVLVWSRLGTAERRQWISANDRRETRIRTVIGIVMALMGLILLLSQGGGFSRLRDVTVGVLVVLLGAGILGAPFIARFFDTLRTEQTERIRATEKADIAAHLHDSVLQTLALIQRRADDPQAVQLLARAQERELRNWLYAEQAPKDATLASAVKEAASDIETLHGIPVDVVVTGDHALGEAGAALVQALREALANAVRHGEPPVSVYLEVGPGEAEAFVRDHGPGFDPADVPEDRLGVRESIMGRMDRHGGEAQVRRLDDGTEVRLRMPLTDPTTGEDTKDGES; via the coding sequence GTGAGTGAGACAGCCCGGGTCGACGGCGTGCAGCGTCCGCCGCTCACCCGGCCCACCGAGGGCCGGGTGGTCGCCGGTGTGTGCGCAGGGGTCAGCCGGCACCTGGGTGTGCCGCTGGCCAGCCTGCGGGTGATCACCGCGATCTCGATCGTCTTCCTCTTCGGGCTGCCGGTCTACGCGTTCCTGTGGCTGACGATGCCGCAGTCGGACGGGGCGGCGCTGGTCAACCCGTTCGACAAGGAACACAGCAGCATCTCGCGCGGCCGGCTGTTCCTGATCGGCGTACCGGTGCTGGTGATCGGCGGGCTGGCGGTCAGCGGCGCGGTCCGTTCGGTCGCTCGGCTGTCGCTGACGTTGCCGCTGCTGGTGATCGGGATCGGCCTGGTGCTGGTCTGGTCGCGGCTGGGCACGGCCGAGCGGCGTCAGTGGATCAGCGCGAACGACCGGCGGGAGACACGCATCCGCACCGTGATCGGCATCGTGATGGCGCTGATGGGCCTGATCCTGTTGCTGTCGCAGGGCGGTGGGTTCAGCCGGCTGCGGGACGTCACCGTCGGGGTGCTGGTCGTGCTGCTCGGCGCCGGGATCCTCGGTGCGCCGTTCATCGCGCGCTTCTTCGACACGCTGCGCACCGAGCAGACCGAGCGCATCCGGGCCACCGAGAAGGCAGACATCGCAGCACATCTGCACGACTCGGTGCTGCAGACGCTCGCGCTGATCCAGCGGCGCGCCGACGACCCGCAGGCGGTCCAGTTGCTCGCCCGTGCCCAGGAACGTGAGCTGCGCAACTGGCTGTATGCCGAGCAGGCACCCAAGGACGCCACGCTGGCCTCGGCGGTGAAGGAGGCCGCGAGCGACATCGAGACGCTGCACGGCATACCCGTGGACGTGGTGGTGACGGGTGACCACGCGCTGGGTGAGGCGGGGGCGGCGCTGGTGCAGGCGCTGCGTGAGGCCCTCGCCAACGCCGTCCGGCACGGTGAGCCGCCGGTGTCGGTCTACCTCGAGGTCGGGCCGGGCGAGGCGGAGGCGTTCGTGCGTGACCACGGGCCCGGCTTCGACCCGGCGGACGTGCCCGAGGACCGCCTCGGCGTGCGCGAGTCGATCATGGGCCGGATGGACCGGCACGGGGGAGAGGCGCAGGTGCGGCGACTGGACGACGGCACCGAGGTGCGGTTGCGGATGCCGCTGACCGATCCCACGACAGGCGAGGACACGAAGGACGGCGAATCATGA
- a CDS encoding PspC domain-containing protein encodes MTQQTYPSGPPRPTRPYDALDRLFAAARRLGVPRDGEEKWFGGVAAGLAGRWGVDPLIVRAGFILAAVLFGIGVPLYFVGWALLPDDQDQIVAEKAIRHGDPGSITLCVIAVVLSCGGFGAFWSIGNGWGVGGQAIGLAVLAWAFLAWNGHGPGARRPDESTHAWTSRLSDAVRSNGSTGTAPQHTPREPAPQSAGNRAAAAGAAVRDGGIDLRKRDEGAPWSGASGVPGGQDPWGTVAAPVRVKRRRLGAALTLAILGISVLAGAFTALVLVSTSHGDSALQLGLAAGAAVAAVALVIGGLAGRRGGVLGALATIAALLALATSAAAPKDMPWTGTIGDELWQPTSVTQHNFAMRVGDGRLDLSGLHAADLPQHTNLHARVNVGQLTITVPDGVTVKVHGYAHIGQIEVVHRGTTDKHISGHGGIDTRHTFTVGSGPKVIDLDASVGMGNITIKETS; translated from the coding sequence ATGACGCAACAGACCTACCCGAGCGGGCCGCCGCGGCCGACGAGGCCGTATGACGCACTCGACCGGCTCTTCGCCGCCGCCCGGCGGCTCGGTGTGCCGCGCGACGGCGAGGAGAAGTGGTTCGGCGGGGTGGCGGCCGGCCTGGCGGGACGCTGGGGCGTCGACCCGCTGATCGTCCGCGCCGGCTTCATCCTGGCGGCGGTCCTGTTCGGGATCGGGGTGCCGCTGTACTTCGTCGGCTGGGCGCTGCTGCCGGACGACCAGGACCAGATCGTCGCGGAGAAGGCCATCCGGCACGGGGACCCGGGCTCGATCACGCTCTGTGTCATCGCGGTCGTGTTGTCCTGCGGTGGGTTCGGAGCGTTCTGGTCGATCGGCAACGGGTGGGGTGTCGGCGGCCAGGCGATCGGCCTGGCGGTCCTCGCCTGGGCGTTCCTCGCCTGGAACGGCCACGGGCCCGGCGCCCGGCGCCCGGACGAGTCGACCCACGCGTGGACGAGCCGGCTCAGCGACGCGGTCCGCTCCAACGGGTCCACCGGTACGGCGCCCCAGCACACACCCCGCGAGCCGGCACCGCAGAGTGCCGGCAACCGGGCCGCAGCCGCGGGCGCAGCGGTCCGCGACGGCGGCATCGACCTGCGCAAGCGGGACGAGGGCGCTCCCTGGTCCGGCGCGAGCGGCGTTCCCGGCGGCCAGGATCCGTGGGGCACCGTCGCAGCGCCCGTCCGGGTGAAGCGCCGCCGGCTGGGCGCCGCCCTCACCCTGGCAATCCTCGGAATCTCCGTGCTGGCAGGCGCATTCACTGCGTTGGTCCTTGTCAGCACCTCCCATGGCGACAGCGCCCTGCAGTTGGGCCTGGCCGCCGGAGCCGCCGTCGCGGCGGTCGCGCTGGTCATCGGGGGACTGGCGGGACGCCGCGGCGGTGTGCTCGGCGCACTCGCCACGATCGCGGCACTGCTCGCGTTGGCCACCTCCGCGGCGGCGCCGAAGGATATGCCGTGGACCGGCACCATCGGCGACGAGCTCTGGCAGCCCACGTCCGTCACGCAGCACAACTTCGCGATGCGCGTCGGCGACGGCCGGCTCGACCTGAGCGGCCTGCACGCAGCCGACCTGCCGCAGCACACGAACCTGCACGCCCGGGTCAACGTCGGTCAGCTGACGATCACCGTGCCGGACGGCGTGACCGTGAAGGTGCACGGCTACGCCCACATCGGTCAGATCGAGGTCGTGCACCGGGGCACGACCGACAAGCACATCAGCGGGCACGGCGGCATCGACACGAGGCACACGTTCACCGTCGGCAGCGGGCCGAAGGTCATCGACCTCGACGCCAGCGTCGGCATGGGCAACATCACCATCAAGGAGACGTCATGA
- a CDS encoding serine hydrolase domain-containing protein produces MALHTALTHLFDARLAEAQRTSRAPSAAAAVIGNGEIVWSGAAGRTNGRPDGETATTATQYRIGSITKTFTAVLTLRLVEDGLVTLTDPVAQHLPELADRLPGVRVSELLTHGAGLPAETEGAWWERSQGRTWDELQPSIRLIHRPGRRFHYSNVGFAVAGELVARLRDSTWWDRLQVEVLEPLRLRDTTYAPTAAAAPGLAVHPYADLLHDEPATDTFAMAPAGQLWSTVHDLAVFAKFLARGDRRVLSDELRTEMQIPALINDDPGASYTRAYGFGLDIINHGGQRFIGHGGSMPGHQSALRIDPETGDGAVQLVNSTAGLDLDNLQLVHALRERAPRIGSAWTADPAHTEAADIVGTWFWGPRPHLLTREGSGLRLAPLGGGRGSRFAPDADGGWIGLDEYFAGERLTVHRDAGSAPAYLDLGSFRFARTPYDPAGDIPGGAGTGWR; encoded by the coding sequence ATGGCCCTGCACACCGCCCTGACGCATCTCTTCGACGCCCGACTGGCCGAGGCACAGCGCACCAGCAGGGCGCCGTCGGCAGCGGCCGCCGTGATCGGGAACGGAGAGATCGTCTGGTCCGGCGCCGCCGGCCGCACGAACGGCCGCCCCGATGGCGAAACAGCAACCACCGCAACGCAATACCGCATCGGATCGATCACCAAGACATTCACCGCGGTGCTCACCCTGCGACTGGTGGAAGACGGCCTGGTCACCCTCACCGACCCGGTCGCACAACACCTGCCCGAGCTCGCCGACCGGCTCCCCGGTGTCCGGGTCAGTGAGCTGCTGACCCACGGGGCGGGACTGCCGGCCGAGACCGAAGGAGCCTGGTGGGAGCGCAGCCAGGGGCGCACCTGGGACGAGTTGCAGCCGAGCATCCGGCTCATCCACCGGCCGGGTCGCCGCTTCCACTACAGCAACGTCGGTTTCGCGGTCGCGGGCGAGCTGGTGGCCCGGTTGCGGGACAGCACCTGGTGGGACCGGCTGCAGGTCGAGGTCCTGGAGCCGCTCAGGCTGCGCGACACGACCTACGCGCCCACCGCCGCCGCCGCTCCCGGCCTGGCCGTGCACCCCTACGCGGACCTGCTGCACGACGAGCCCGCGACCGACACGTTCGCCATGGCACCCGCCGGGCAGTTGTGGTCCACGGTGCACGACCTGGCGGTCTTCGCGAAGTTCCTCGCCCGCGGCGACCGGCGCGTGCTCTCGGACGAGCTGCGCACCGAGATGCAGATCCCCGCACTGATCAACGACGACCCCGGCGCGTCATACACCCGCGCCTACGGCTTCGGGCTCGACATCATCAACCACGGCGGCCAGCGTTTCATCGGCCACGGCGGCTCGATGCCGGGCCACCAGTCGGCGCTGCGCATCGACCCCGAGACCGGCGACGGCGCCGTCCAGTTGGTCAACAGCACCGCCGGCCTGGACCTGGACAATCTGCAACTCGTGCACGCACTACGCGAGCGCGCACCGCGCATCGGCTCGGCGTGGACCGCCGACCCGGCCCACACGGAAGCGGCAGACATCGTCGGCACCTGGTTCTGGGGTCCACGGCCGCACCTGCTGACCCGGGAGGGGTCCGGGTTGCGGCTGGCTCCGCTCGGCGGCGGCCGCGGCTCCCGCTTCGCGCCGGATGCCGACGGCGGCTGGATCGGGCTCGACGAGTACTTCGCCGGCGAACGCCTCACGGTGCACCGCGACGCGGGCAGCGCACCGGCATACCTCGACCTGGGTAGCTTCCGCTTCGCGCGCACGCCGTACGATCCTGCGGGAGACATTCCGGGTGGCGCCGGAACCGGCTGGCGCTGA
- a CDS encoding lysylphosphatidylglycerol synthase transmembrane domain-containing protein, giving the protein MKSSRRAGTPMSRDINRTVEIDEIVAANNLTGDDDDGDTPVMPKLSARLLIHALFGIALAAVMIGALPWFTHTSWSKIGHHLDLVGPQATLECMGIMLLGLAIYTFTLSAALPGLSHLKASIINVSGSAVSNVLPGGGAVGMASTYMMLRSWGFARRNISTGLIVSGIWNVLFRVGMPLIGIAAVSRSTDAMPSIMARGAWWGGVIGLLLMIGFVVALSRPEWTAWLGDQIDARLGSVLARLRRGDNKGKRLNIKHLLLDQRARISTVTKHGWLPMSLGVIGQLALWFLLFWRVMAAVHVDLPVAELFAAYAIGRLMTAIPFTPGGLGFTEASAVVILVFWGANPAAASAGVVVFAIFTHIAEIPLGALGWLAWWAMPKVGAPANT; this is encoded by the coding sequence ATGAAGAGCTCGAGGCGTGCGGGGACGCCGATGAGCCGCGACATCAATCGCACCGTGGAGATCGACGAGATCGTCGCGGCCAACAACCTGACCGGTGACGACGACGACGGCGACACCCCTGTCATGCCGAAACTCAGTGCCCGGTTGCTGATCCACGCCCTGTTCGGCATCGCCCTGGCGGCCGTGATGATCGGGGCCCTCCCCTGGTTCACGCACACGTCCTGGTCCAAGATCGGCCACCACCTCGACCTGGTGGGACCCCAGGCGACGTTGGAGTGCATGGGCATCATGCTGCTCGGCCTGGCGATCTACACCTTCACCCTGTCCGCCGCCCTACCCGGCCTGTCGCACCTCAAGGCCTCGATCATCAACGTCTCGGGTTCCGCGGTCAGCAACGTCCTGCCCGGCGGCGGAGCCGTGGGAATGGCGTCGACCTACATGATGCTGCGGTCCTGGGGCTTCGCCCGCCGCAACATCTCCACCGGTCTGATCGTGAGCGGCATCTGGAACGTCCTGTTCCGGGTCGGTATGCCGCTGATCGGCATCGCCGCGGTGTCCCGGTCGACCGACGCGATGCCGTCGATCATGGCCCGCGGCGCGTGGTGGGGCGGAGTCATCGGCCTGCTGCTGATGATCGGATTCGTGGTCGCGCTGAGCCGCCCGGAGTGGACCGCCTGGCTCGGCGACCAGATCGACGCCCGGCTGGGTTCGGTGCTCGCCCGGCTGCGGCGCGGCGACAACAAGGGCAAGCGGCTGAACATCAAGCACCTGCTGCTGGACCAGCGGGCCCGCATCAGCACGGTCACCAAGCACGGCTGGCTGCCGATGTCGCTCGGCGTGATCGGCCAGCTGGCCCTGTGGTTCCTGCTCTTCTGGCGGGTCATGGCGGCGGTCCACGTGGACCTGCCGGTCGCGGAGCTGTTCGCGGCATACGCCATCGGGCGGTTGATGACCGCGATCCCGTTCACCCCCGGCGGCCTCGGATTCACCGAGGCCAGTGCCGTGGTGATCCTGGTTTTCTGGGGCGCCAACCCGGCGGCAGCCAGCGCCGGTGTCGTCGTCTTCGCGATCTTCACGCACATCGCGGAGATCCCGCTCGGCGCGCTCGGTTGGCTCGCCTGGTGGGCGATGCCCAAGGTCGGCGCGCCCGCAAATACCTAG
- a CDS encoding exodeoxyribonuclease III: MRVVSANVNGIRAAARRGGLEWLAAQDADVLALQEVRASGEQLTAAVRGTVFEAWEVAHAPAAAAGRAGVAVLSPHPITGIVVGLPGFEDAGRWVEATVAVGDASITVVSAYVHTGEAGTSKQDEKFAFLEAMGARMAQLLDRDAVVTGDFNICHTPRDLKNWKGNRGKAGFLPEEQKHLTTWFETGWVDVVRERAGDVDGPYTWWSWRGKAFDNDSGWRIDYVLDSPSLASRIDAHLIGRAASYSERWSDHAAVVVDHS, encoded by the coding sequence GTGCGAGTTGTGTCAGCGAATGTCAACGGGATCCGTGCCGCCGCCCGTCGTGGTGGCCTCGAGTGGCTGGCGGCGCAGGACGCGGACGTTCTGGCCTTGCAGGAGGTTCGGGCGTCGGGGGAGCAACTGACCGCGGCCGTGAGGGGCACGGTGTTCGAGGCCTGGGAGGTCGCGCACGCCCCCGCCGCTGCCGCGGGGCGGGCCGGCGTGGCCGTGCTGTCGCCGCACCCGATCACCGGGATCGTCGTCGGGCTGCCGGGTTTCGAGGATGCCGGACGGTGGGTCGAAGCGACCGTCGCCGTCGGCGACGCGTCGATCACGGTGGTGTCGGCATACGTCCACACCGGCGAGGCGGGTACGTCGAAGCAGGACGAGAAGTTCGCCTTCCTGGAGGCGATGGGGGCGCGTATGGCGCAGTTGCTCGACCGTGACGCGGTGGTCACCGGCGACTTCAACATCTGTCATACGCCGCGAGATCTCAAGAATTGGAAGGGAAATCGCGGCAAGGCGGGTTTCCTGCCCGAGGAGCAGAAGCACCTGACGACGTGGTTCGAGACCGGGTGGGTGGACGTCGTGCGGGAGCGGGCCGGCGACGTCGACGGCCCGTACACCTGGTGGTCCTGGCGGGGGAAGGCGTTCGACAACGACAGCGGCTGGCGGATCGACTACGTGCTGGACTCGCCGTCCCTCGCCTCCCGGATCGATGCGCACCTGATCGGCCGTGCGGCGTCATACAGCGAGCGATGGAGCGACCACGCGGCGGTCGTCGTGGATCACTCCTGA
- a CDS encoding LuxR C-terminal-related transcriptional regulator: MTARVVLVDDHRMFRSGVKAELDDSVTVVGEAPDVDAAITVIRETRPDVVLLDVHLPGGNGNGGSDVVTGCAGLQTDAGDPVRFLALSVSDAAEDVIAVIRAGARGYVTKTISPTDLISAIHRVRDGDAVFSPRLAGFVLDAFGAAAGEIAEVDEELDRLSAREREVMRLIARGYQYKEVAKELFISVKTVETHVSSVLRKLQLSSRHELTSWAMQRRLL, from the coding sequence ATGACGGCCCGTGTGGTGCTGGTCGACGACCACCGGATGTTCCGTTCCGGGGTCAAGGCGGAGCTGGACGACTCGGTGACGGTCGTCGGGGAGGCACCCGACGTCGACGCGGCGATCACCGTGATCCGGGAGACGCGGCCCGACGTGGTGCTGCTCGACGTGCACCTGCCGGGCGGGAACGGCAACGGCGGGTCGGACGTCGTCACCGGTTGCGCCGGACTGCAGACCGACGCCGGCGACCCGGTGCGGTTCCTGGCGTTGTCGGTCTCCGACGCCGCCGAGGACGTCATCGCGGTCATCCGGGCCGGTGCCCGCGGTTACGTCACCAAGACGATCAGCCCCACGGACCTGATCTCGGCGATCCACCGGGTCCGTGACGGGGACGCGGTGTTCAGCCCGCGGCTGGCCGGGTTCGTGCTCGACGCGTTCGGCGCGGCGGCCGGCGAGATCGCCGAGGTCGACGAGGAGCTCGACCGCTTGTCGGCGCGCGAGCGTGAGGTGATGCGGCTGATCGCGCGTGGCTACCAGTACAAGGAAGTCGCCAAGGAGCTGTTCATCTCGGTGAAAACCGTCGAGACACACGTCTCGTCGGTGTTGCGCAAACTGCAGTTGTCGTCCCGCCACGAGCTCACCTCGTGGGCGATGCAGCGCCGCCTGCTGTAG
- a CDS encoding PIG-L deacetylase family protein: MPHTLVAFHAHPDDEALLTAGTLAKAAAAGHRVVLVVATDGALGLTSDDFRDDLGSRRLHELQLSAAAMGVARVIHLGYADSGMVGDVPPDLPGRRRFVRATAASRLLADILREEGADVLMTYDAAGGYGHRDHVMVHRVGAEAARLAGTQRVVEATVPRELLARTVRLISRFYRFPSDFDIGVYERAFTPRAQITHRIDVRHQIDAKRIAMAAHASQAAADDGADRTLALFLKIPRPIYDVVFGREWFRDPAHTGPVSDDIFTGLA; encoded by the coding sequence ATGCCGCACACCCTGGTCGCGTTCCACGCGCACCCCGACGACGAAGCGCTGCTCACGGCCGGCACCCTGGCCAAGGCGGCGGCTGCCGGGCACCGCGTGGTGCTGGTCGTCGCGACCGACGGTGCCCTGGGCCTGACCTCCGACGACTTCCGGGACGATCTCGGCTCGCGGCGACTGCACGAGCTGCAGCTCAGCGCGGCGGCGATGGGCGTCGCGCGCGTCATACACCTCGGGTATGCCGACTCCGGCATGGTCGGCGACGTCCCCCCGGACCTGCCCGGACGCCGCCGTTTCGTGCGGGCCACCGCCGCGAGCCGGCTGCTGGCCGACATCCTCCGCGAGGAGGGCGCCGACGTGCTGATGACGTATGACGCCGCCGGCGGATACGGGCACCGCGACCACGTCATGGTGCACCGCGTCGGTGCGGAGGCGGCCCGCCTGGCGGGGACCCAGCGGGTGGTGGAGGCGACCGTCCCCCGCGAACTGCTCGCCCGGACGGTCCGGCTGATCTCCCGGTTCTACCGCTTCCCCAGCGACTTCGACATCGGGGTGTACGAGCGGGCCTTCACCCCGCGCGCGCAGATCACCCACCGCATCGACGTGCGCCACCAGATCGACGCGAAACGGATCGCGATGGCGGCGCACGCGTCGCAGGCCGCGGCCGACGACGGGGCCGACCGCACCCTCGCGTTATTTCTGAAGATTCCGCGGCCAATTTATGATGTTGTGTTCGGAAGGGAATGGTTCCGCGATCCAGCGCACACCGGCCCTGTCAGTGACGACATCTTTACGGGGTTGGCATGA
- a CDS encoding DedA family protein: MDHWLTTIPPLAVYLIAGLAVGIESLGVPIPGETILVAAAILSSRHEVSVSPHGIAIAAVLGAVIGDSIGYTIGRRYGHRLFAYLERRFPHHFSHDLVDYAEHVFERWGMAAVFVGRFIALLRIFAGPLSGSLKMHYPRFLLANATGAICWAGGTTYLVYYVGTAAEDYLKNFSYVALGVAVVLGLLGSTILRRKLERNVKLFAEERARHEAQAQQSTD, translated from the coding sequence ATGGACCATTGGCTGACGACGATCCCGCCCCTGGCGGTCTACCTGATCGCCGGGCTCGCGGTCGGCATCGAGAGCCTCGGCGTCCCGATCCCGGGCGAGACGATCCTGGTCGCAGCCGCCATCCTGTCCTCGCGGCACGAGGTGTCGGTCAGCCCGCACGGCATCGCGATCGCCGCCGTCCTCGGCGCGGTCATCGGTGACTCGATCGGCTACACGATCGGGCGCCGCTACGGACACCGGCTGTTCGCCTATCTGGAGCGTCGTTTCCCGCACCACTTCAGCCACGACCTGGTCGACTACGCCGAGCACGTCTTCGAACGCTGGGGTATGGCGGCGGTCTTCGTCGGACGCTTCATCGCACTGCTGCGCATCTTCGCCGGCCCGCTGTCCGGCTCGCTGAAGATGCACTACCCGCGCTTCCTGCTCGCCAACGCCACCGGCGCGATCTGCTGGGCGGGCGGCACGACCTACCTCGTCTACTACGTCGGGACGGCCGCGGAGGACTACCTCAAGAATTTCTCGTATGTCGCCCTCGGCGTCGCGGTCGTGCTCGGCCTGCTGGGCTCGACGATCCTGCGCCGGAAACTGGAGCGCAACGTGAAGCTCTTCGCCGAGGAGCGTGCTCGTCACGAGGCGCAGGCACAGCAGTCCACGGACTGA